Part of the Methanobrevibacter millerae genome is shown below.
AATCAATAATGTGAAAAAAAGAAGAGAAATAAGAAGAAAAATAACCTTAAATCTACTGGAAAAAGAAAACATAATAACAAAAATACAAACTGAACAAAGAATATGTTTAATCTTAGATAATTACAGCGTTCACAAGTCTGCTTTCATCAAAAAAATAGCACTACATCTTAATATTGTATTAATATACCTTCCACCATACTCCCCACATCTAAATCCAATAGAACAAATATGGAGACAAATGAAACGAGAAATTAAACATTATTATCTAGAATCAAGAGAATTTTTACAAGAATTAACAATAAAAACCTACAATAAATCGATTTCTGGAACGAAAGTTTATGACAAATGGCTCGAAACATTTATAACAAAAGTTTGGTAACTAACTATAACTATCATTTAATTAATCGCATCTTTCATTATTTCGCATCACATTTATTTTTTCATATTTTGCTTTTGTTGTATCCATCTCATTTATAACATTTTTCTATAATGTGGAAAAGTTGTTCTATACAGTTAATGAAATAATACTGAAATTCCTTTACTTGGACATTGTATAAAACATGTCAAAAATCAGATTAACTATTGACAAATTCAAATCTGTTAAATGATGCATCAAATATAATCATTTCTCCATATACGCAAAAGGCAATCAGCATTACTTTAGATAAATAATTACAAATCCTAAATGAATATTATGGGGTCTTATACCACATGTACGTTTCAAATGTTTGGGATATGTGGTGTAATCATCATTACTTTGAACTCAAATTGACTCTTCATTCAATCACTTTGGTTAATCTTTTTTGTTTTCATGCACACTTATTTTTCGTGTTAATTATACCTATTAAAGACATTAATTAATCTGAAATAATGGAAATGTTTATTTATGGCTTTAATCAAAGTTATTACTAACTAATAATGAGGAGGTAACAAATATGGCAAACGCAATACTTGCAGCAATATTATCCTTGTTCATTCCGGGTTTAGGTCAAGCTTATGCAGGGGATATTAA
Proteins encoded:
- a CDS encoding transposase; the protein is EEVNLTDEEIDEILMENNENNKVFTEKIIKTIEKYKDDTTSTIARIIGKHCNRESINNVKKRREIRRKITLNLLEKENIITKIQTEQRICLILDNYSVHKSAFIKKIALHLNIVLIYLPPYSPHLNPIEQIWRQMKREIKHYYLESREFLQELTIKTYNKSISGTKVYDKWLETFITKVW